The window CGCCGCTCAGCAGCACGACCACGGCATAGCCCACGCCGCGCCCCCAATCTTGCGCCCATGCCAGCCCCAAATAAAGGCCCGCCAGCCCAAGGGTGAGCGCCAGCAAATAAAGGCGAGGGGTGCCATCGAGTAACACAAGGCCCGCCAACCCAATCACCCCAGCCACGCCTACCGCGAGCACCATAAAGCGCACCACGCGGCGGCGCAACCACTGGCGGGGATAAGCCACGTAGCCCGTGCGCGGATAGGTCACGCGCCATTTCAGGCGCTGCACTACCCAACGGGTACCCCAGGCAAAAGCCAAAATATAAACCGCCTGCACAACGCCCCACAGACGAGCCTGCGCGGCACCAGACCGGTCGCTCAACCAAAGCAGCACCGCGAGCCCCACAAAGCCCACGCCTATCACCAGTTCAGCGAAACCATCCTCCGTCCAATACCGCCGCACCTGCCGTTCACGAGCACGAGGTGACAAAACATTTGTCGTCACGACCTCCCCTCCTCGCAAACATGTTTGTGCCACAAACTTGTTTGCAGACATTGTAAACCCAACGAAGACGGGCGTCAAGGGTTGCATGGGCAAACTTTAGGGACAGCAAACCGTGACTTCTGCATCCCTCACGCCACCGCTAACGACAAAGTTCCCCCTGCCTCGCCAAAGCCCCCTCACCACCAAGCCAATGGAGCCATCTCTGCCAAGCCAAGGCAGAGATGGCTCCAGAGAAGAAGGGAAAGGTTTACGCGAACCAAGGGGCGCCTCGCCCGCAAGCTGTTTGTCTTCTCTCGCAGGGGGCCTCAAAAGGCCGAGAGCTCAAGGCGCTTCCGTGGGCGTTGGAGAGGGCAACGTCTCGCCCGGGGCAGGAGGCACTTCTCCCGTCGGCGGCGTCGGGAGCACCCCTGCTTGCGATTCACCACCAGCCGGTGCGGGCGATAATACGCCTGCTTGCGGTGCGCCACCCGGCGGTGCGGGCGGCAACACACCTGGCTGTGGTGCACTATCCGGCGGTGGAGGCGGCAACACACCCGCTTGCGGTGCGCCGCCCGGCGGTGGAGGCAGCAACACACCTGGTTGCGGTGCGCCGCCCGGCGGTGGAGGCGGCACGATGCCTTGCGGCACCGGCTGATCAGGAACACCGGATGCCTGCGCCGATACCGATACCGACGGCTGCGGCGGCTGTTGGGCCACAGCCTGCGGCGATGCTTGCCGTCCCCCGCCCCACGCGGGGAACATTCTCCCAGCCACGCCAGAGAACCCTGCCGCCGCCACGACCATCAACGGCACCAGTAATCCTACCAGGAACACCAACCCTGCTATGGCCACATAGCGTTTCCAGTTTTTCATGCCGCCCCCCTCTCTCGCGTCTCCTCCAGATGCCGCAAGATCTCCTGAAGTTCTTCGTAAGTGATTTCGCCGCTGGCATACCGCCGCCGGGCAATCTCTTCAGCCGACATCGCCGGTTTTTTCGCCATCAGCCCTTGCGAGACACCCCCAGCCTCTTTGTTCCAAACCAGATAAACGACCACGGCGACAATCACCGCGAGAATCACCCCAATGGTCAACGGCACGAGACACAAAAGCCCTACACCCGGAGGCGCCGGGGCACCCGGACCCGCTGGCCCCGGAAAGCATCCGCCTAACAACAAAGTTATTCCCAACCCCAACAAACCCAAAAACATCCATCTTAAACGCTTCATCCCCGTACCTCCCAATCCAGGCCACCAGCAACGCGCCGGTGAAAACACGTTCCCAACACCTGCTTTCAGTATAGCGGCACAGCCTTAAGAAACATTGAAGAAAACCTAAAAGTTACGTCCCCCTGGCTGCAAACCCCAAAAGGCACACAACCCTCGCTCCGCGCGCCAGTGGCCGCCAGTCACCCCAAACACAGGGAAAGCCCCACTGAGAAGGCGGTATAATGGCAGCAATCTTATCTCCACCCTCAAATTTTCTTCGCATGCCCATGGACCTCCAAAACAAAGTTGCCGTCATTACTGGCTCGACCCGTGGCTTTGGTCGTGCGTTGGCGCGAGCATTGTTAGCTCGCGGCGCGACGGTGGTGATTTCCGGCCGTCAACAAGAGACGGTCGATGCCACCGTTGCCCAACTCACCCCGCAAGGCACAGTAGCGGGCATAGCCTGTGACGTCAGCGTGGAGGCGCAAGTCCACGCCCTGGCAGCAGCGACCCTCTCGCGCTTCGGCCGCATTGATATCTGGGTCAACAACGCCGGCATTACCGCGCCGCCGGGCGGTGTGCTCGATTTCCCGCCAGCCACCGCCGAGCACATTTGGCGCGTCAACGCGCTGGGCACGTTGCTCGGCACACAAGTCGCGGTGGCGGTAATGAAGCGGCAGCCCGAAGGCGGCACCATCGTGAACCTGTATGGGCGCGGCAGCAACGGCCGCCCGGGCAGCCCTACCGGCCTCTACGCAGCCAGCAAAGCGTGGATTACCTCGTTCACCCGCACCCTCGCGCAGGAATACCACCACCTGCCCATCCGCTTTATTGGCTTTAGCCCGGGTATGATGACCACCGACATGCTGCGGGTACGCGAAGTGGTCGGCGAACAAGCCGCGGCGCGGCTGCGGAACCTGCCGCGCGTGCTGGCTGCCCTCGCCACGTCGCCCGAAGTGCCCGCGAAGGCCCTGGTACGCTTACTCGAGCGCAATCACAAGCCCTTTGTGGAATACCGCAGCCTGCGGGGCTTCCGCCTGCTGAAAGGGCTGGTTTACATGGCGTGGTTGAACCTGCGGGGCGCACCCACCCTCCCCCGCGACCAACTCACCATCGAGCCGCCTTACGAACCACCACTTTCCCGTTGAGAAGGGCGCTTTACCCAAAACCGAGGTTAAAAAACAAACCGCCGGGCAAAGTTTACCCGGCGGTCTCGTCTCAGGTCTGGGATGTCAGGCTACGAGGCGTGCAAGTCGTGCATCATTCGCACGAACTCTTCATGGGAAATCTCGCCGCGAGCGTATCGCGCTCGCAAGATCTCTTCGGGCATGACCTCATACGAGGTTCTCATGGGATGCATCATGTGGTGATGATGGTAGCGGGAAGGCATTGCCAGCACGCCAATCACCACCAGAGCAATCAGAAAGAAGAAACCAAAGAACATCACCGCGGCACCTCCGGGCCTTCCAGATCGTTCAACATCTGCAGGTACTGTTCACGGGTAATCTCGCCCCGCGCGTAGCGGGCTTTGAGAATCACCTTGGGGTCGTCCACACTCCCGGGCGGGGGTGTTTGGAAAGGCGCCGTGGGCACACCACGCCCGCCGTAACCCGCACGGCGTACCAGCCAAACGATCAGCCAGACCACGCCGCCGACGAACAGCAACACCAGGAACAAATTCAGCAGGGCACCAAGCCAGCCCCAGCCGCCTAACCATCCCAAACCTCCACAGCAACCACCCATCATCGGGCACCTCCTTGAAAAAGTTTCGTTGTGGAATTGCTATCTTACGCTCTAAGAATAGCGCCCTGAGGTCAAGACCTTTCCAAGATGCTGTGAAGATTTGGTAAAGAAACCCGAGTTTCGGATAATCGCGCTCGCAGCGTGCCGTGCTCCGACTCCATTCCCCCTGAGCGCCCCGCTCAGCACGAATGCACCCTCTGGACAGTGGTTGGCATCTGGCGTTGACGTGGCAGGATATCTCATTGCCCTTTACACACACTGGCTATACGAAATCCACCACTGGTTTGCTTTCTTCCGGCTTACGTCATGCCGCGTGGGTCCAGCAAGCGCCGAAGCTCCTCTTCGGATAAATCCGTCATCTCCAACGCCACTTCCAGCACCGGCCGGCCTTCACGGTAGGCGCGCTTGGCTATTTCCGCAGCGCGGTCGTAACCAATGTGCGGGTTGAGGGCCGTCACCAGAATGGGATTACGCGCCAGCGCCCGGCGTGCCTTTTCCGGCTTAGGCTGCAGCCCTCGAATTGCCTTCTCAGCCAGCACTTCGGCCGCGTTGGCGAGCAAGCGAATAGATTCCAACAAATCGTAGGCAACGAGAGGGAGCATGGTATTGAGTTCAAAATTGCCGCCCTGCCCGGCCACGGCAATTGCCGTAGTATAGCCAACCACCTGCGCGCACACCATCACCACAGCCTCTGGAATGACCGGATTGACCTTCCCCGGCATGATCGACGAGCCCGGCTGCACAGCCGGGAGGGCAATTTCACCCAACCCGGCCAGAGGCCCCGAGTTCATCCAGCGCAGGTCGTTGGCAAGTTTTGTCATAGCGGCCGCGGTAGCCTGCAATTGGCCGGCAAATTCTACCGCCGCGTCTTGAGAAGCCTGAAGGGCAAAGTGGTTGTCGGTTTCCCGAAAAGGCTGGCCGGTCAAAGCCGCAACGGCTTCCGCCACACGCCGGCCAAAGCCCGGCGGGGCATTGACGCCTGTACCCACAGCAGTGCCGCCCAAGGTGATTTCCTCAAACGCCGCAGCCGACCGCTTGAGCCCTGCGACGCGGCGCTCAATCTGCCCGGCATAGCCCTGGAACTCCTGTCCCATACGAATGGGCAAGGCATCCATCAAGTGGGTGCGCCCCGTTTTGACCACTTCGTCAAGGGCCTCTGCTTTTTCCAGCACCACGGCATGCAGGCCTTCCAACGCTGGCAAAAGGCGCTCGTGCGTCGCCAGCAAAGCCGCAATGTGAATGGCCGAGGGAATGACATCGTTGGAAGACTGCCCCATGTTGACGTGGTCATTGGGGTGCACGTGCGCCGACGCTCTCCGCGCCGCCAGCAGTTGCATTGCCCGGTTGGCAATGACTTCGTTGGCGTTCATATTGGTCGAAGTGCCAGAGCCGGTTTGGAAAACGTCCACAGGAAAGTGCTCATCCCAACGGCCCACGGCGACTTCCCGCGCGGCCTCACGAATGGCCTCGGCAAGGGCAGGGTCGAGTTTGCCCAGTTCGGCGTTGACCTGAGCCGCAGCCTCTTTGATAATGCCCAGGGCGCGAATCATCTCACGCGGCATTCGCAACCCACTGATGGGGAAATTTTCCACCGCGCGCTGCGTTTGGGCGCCATAAAGAGCCTCTTGGGGCACCTGCACCTCCCCCAAAGAATCTTTGGCTATACGAAATTGCGCCATGAACACTCCTCATATCGTCGGTCATGCAGCCCACCGGGGGCTTGAAGCCTCATTGTAGCACAACCCCGCGGCAGGTCTGCCCCCCCTGGCGCTATGCCAGCCTGCGCACCTTCACCTGCGCCATCAATCCGTCAAGTTCCTCCGGCGCAAACAACGCCGTGCCGGGGTGCGCGGCCGTCCCGCTGCCGCAACTGACTGCCAGCCGAAGGACGCCTTCCAGCGGCAAGCGGCGGGTCAGGCCGGCCACCAGGCCGCCCACCAGCGAGTCCCCCGCCCCCACCGTCGAGCGCACCCGCACTCGCGGGGCTGTCGCGTGGTAAGCGCCCTCCGGCCCCACCAGCAGCGCGCCTTCCTCGCCCAGCGAAACGCACACATAAGTGCTCCTGGCCTGCATTTTGACCGCTTCTTGCAGCACGTCGTCCAAGGTCAAAAGTTTTCGCCCGCAGAACATCTCCAGTTCGTAGCGGTTGGGCTTGACCAAAAAGGGGCGCGCCTCTAACGCCTCGGCCAGCATTTCGCCCTTGGTATCGACCACGGGCCTGGCCTCCACCTTGTGCAGCATCCGCACCAGGTCACGATAAACCGTAGGCGGCACGCCGGCAGGCAACGAACCCGTCACCACGCCAAACCCACCGGCCGAGGCTTCTACAAACTGGCGCTTGATCTCCTCCAGCGCCTCTGGCGGCACCTCCGGGCCAATACCGTCGAGCTCATACTGGGTGCGCGGCGACTTTTCCAAAATAGTGCAATTGATGCGGGTTTCGCCGGGAATGTTCACGACGCGGAAGTCATCCAGTTCATGGCGAACCAACCGCTGGACCAACAAGCCAATTTCGCCTGCCAGGAGGGCAAAATTGGTAGCCCGCACTTCCAGCCGTTTCAGCGCCCGCCCCACATTGATGCCATTGCCGCCGGGGTCAAAGCGCGTATGGTCGGCCCGGACCTTCTGGTCGGGAACGAGGGTGGGGAATTCGTAACTGACATCCAGACAAGGGTTAAGTGTAAGCGTAGCAACTTTCACGGTCGTTCCTTCCTTCTTTGAAGTTTAATGCAACACGAGCGCGGCCGCATCAGCCGCAAAGGCGATGAGAATGGTAAAAGCAGCAATGCCATTCACCCACAGCGGATTTTTGGCGCTTCCCACCACACGCCGATCGTTGGAAAGCACCAACAAAATGAGCATCAACACCGGCAGCAACACGCCATCCAACACTTGCGAGTAATACAATGCCTCGGCAGGGCGAAAATTCGGCCACAAAGAAATGAGCATACCGCCTCCCAGCGCTGCCACCAGCACCACCAGGAAACCACGAGCGTGCGCGCCTCTCGCGCCAAAGCCCTCCGGCCAGCCCATCAACTCGGCAATGGCATAGGCCGTGGAACCCGCCAGCACAGGCAGCGCCAACAACCCCGAGCCGACAATGCCCACGATGAAAATGGCAACGCCTGCTTTGCCCAGCGGCGCGAGCGCCTGGGCGGCGTCGGCCACGCTCTGAATATGACCTCCCCCCGCGTGGATGGTCATGGCCGCAGCCACAATGATGAAAAACGCGATGAGGTTGCTATACACCATGCCCGGCCACACCCCCAGCCCTGTTTCGCTGGCCTGAATGGTAATGCCTTCCTGCAATTCCTCAACCTCCTCGCCTGCCTGCCAGAACAGCAAGTAGGGCGAGATGGTCGTGCCCAGAAGCCCCAGGGAAGCCATCGTCCACGCTTTATGGCCGCCGATATGGGGCGCGAAAGTGGCCTGCAGAAGCGCCGCCCAATCGGGCTTTGCCATGATAGCAGCGGCCACATAAGCCAAAAGCACCGCCGTGAGGAACACCAAAATGCGCTTGATTTGGGTATAACCACGGTGAAGCACCACCAACAGCGAGACCAAAATGAGGGGGACAAAAAACTCCCAGCGAACCCCCGTGGCAATCTGAAGCGCAGAAGCCACCCCGGCAGCATCGGCAGCAATGGTAGCAATGTTGGCGATGGCTAAAACCAGCACAATGATTAGTGCCGCCGCCCGCCCGTACCGCTTCCTCACCACCGCGGCAAGGCCATCATGGGCAGCAACCGCAATCCGCGCGGCCATACTGTTCGCTGCGGCCAGCATGGGCGTCGAAAGCACCAACAGCCACAACTGGCTGAACCCGGTGGTCGCGCCCACCACCGTATAGGTCAACACCCCTGCCGGGTCATCCCCCGCGCCCCCTGTGATCAAGGCCGGCAGCGACTCTTTCAACAGTTCTTTCGCCCTGGCTTCCTCGCTTTCCAGGCGCTTATTTGCCATCAGCTCACCTTGGTGCCGCTCGTGAGAGCAAAGAGGCTTTCAACTGCCGCTTTCGCCGATAGTACAGCACCTCTAACGCATAACTCAGCACGAAAAGGCCGAGGGAAGTGAAAAACAAAGGCTTGTCTTGGTGCCATTGGTTGATCACCAACTCAATCGCCACCAGCGAGATGACCATCAGGTTGAAAAAGACAATGCCGCGGTGCCCCCCTACTTCCTCAGCCAACAAGAGGTGCGCATAAAGCACGAAAATGTAAATGACCGTCATAATCAAACTGGTCATAGAAGCAATTTCGCCAATGTCAAAAAACAGGGCGAAAACCATACCCAGCACCGCCGTAAGATACAACCCCAAATGCTCACTAAACCACTCTTTCCGCGAATACTCCTCGGGCAAAGGCAGTTCACCATCTTTCATCAAAGCGTACGCGACGTTGGCCCCCCCGTAAAGGGTGGCATTCAAGGCTGAGGATATCGAGAAAAGGGCACCAATGCTAAGAAGCAGGAAGCCAAACTGCCCCAGCGCCGGTTCAGCAGCCACGGCGAGGGCATTCTCCCCAAATTTTTGCAGTTCACCCATGGGCAAAGCGCCCACAGCCGCCACCGAGACGCCAATATAGACAATCATCACAATGACGATACTGATATAAATCGCCCGGGGCACGTTGCGCTGCGGGTCTTTCATGTTTTCGCTGGCATTGGTCACCAAACCAAAGCCCATGTAAGAGAGGAAGAAAATAATCGAAGCCGCGAGTACGCCGTTCAGGCCAGTCGGTGAGGCATCGGGCTTGAGATATCCGGGGTGGAGCACGGTGAAGCCAGCGACAATAAACACGCCCAACACCGTGAGTTTGACCATCACAATCCAAAACTCCGCTTTGCCCACGGCCTTTGCCCCGCCGAAATAATTCAACGAGCCGAACAAAGCAATCACCAGCACTTCAACCCCCATCTTCACCACCGGTGCACTCAAGCCAATCAAAGGCAAAAAATAGCCAGCAAAGCCCGACGCAAAAAGCGAAATCGAGACCACAAAACTAAGCCACATGAGGATGCTCAAAGTCCCCACAAGAGGGGAGTCGCCCAGCCCTTTCAAGATAAAGGCAATCGGCCCCGCGTTCGAGACAATTTTGCTTCCCATCTTGCCGTAGGAATATGCCACCATGGCCGCATAGACCCCCGAGACGACAAACGCCCAGGGGAGATCTCGGCCTGCAATTTGAACGCCCACCCCGAAAATCGAAAAGATACTGGCGCCAATCATGGTGCCCACGGCCATAGCGATGGCTTCGACTAACGAAATTTTGCCTTTACGCATGTCTTCCGCCTCCTCGCGAGTACACCTTCCACTTCCTCAGAGCACAACGCCCTATCATCGTCCACGCCGCAGCACCAACACCACCGCGCCGACCAACACAAAAGCCAAACCCAGACCCACCAGCGCGAACTTAACCGTGGCACAACCTGCCGCCAGGGAAGGCCAGAACTCCGCGCGCGAGCCCAACAGCCAGCGAATCAAGGCCCAGTTCTCCACAGCATCCAGCACAGCAGCCAAAACCTGCCCCCAGGCCAGCCCCACCGCCATCCGTGCAGCCGCGCCCCCTAACTTCTCCCCCACCAGCACACAACCCAGCCCGATGGTCAGAGCATAGAGCACCATGAAAAGATAATCAACCCCCAGGCTCAAGCCCGCGGCAATACGCGCCGTCGCATCCCACGACGCCAAAATCGCCTGCGCCTGCTCAGGACCGCCGGCAAACTCAAAAGAGACAATGCCATTCGGCGCGGCCGCGGTGTGCAAAGGCACATCCAGGGCGCTGATGGCAGCGAACACCACCAGCGTAGCGATCAATAACACCCCAAAAGCCGCACGGCGGTGCATCGGGGCCAGCCAACTCAAAGGGTGGGGCATCGTGAGACCTCCTTGGCGGGACAAACTTCACACA is drawn from Chloroflexota bacterium and contains these coding sequences:
- a CDS encoding SHOCT domain-containing protein, whose protein sequence is MPLTIGVILAVIVAVVVYLVWNKEAGGVSQGLMAKKPAMSAEEIARRRYASGEITYEELQEILRHLEETRERGAA
- a CDS encoding SDR family NAD(P)-dependent oxidoreductase, with the protein product MAAILSPPSNFLRMPMDLQNKVAVITGSTRGFGRALARALLARGATVVISGRQQETVDATVAQLTPQGTVAGIACDVSVEAQVHALAAATLSRFGRIDIWVNNAGITAPPGGVLDFPPATAEHIWRVNALGTLLGTQVAVAVMKRQPEGGTIVNLYGRGSNGRPGSPTGLYAASKAWITSFTRTLAQEYHHLPIRFIGFSPGMMTTDMLRVREVVGEQAAARLRNLPRVLAALATSPEVPAKALVRLLERNHKPFVEYRSLRGFRLLKGLVYMAWLNLRGAPTLPRDQLTIEPPYEPPLSR
- a CDS encoding SHOCT domain-containing protein; the encoded protein is MMFFGFFFLIALVVIGVLAMPSRYHHHHMMHPMRTSYEVMPEEILRARYARGEISHEEFVRMMHDLHAS
- a CDS encoding SHOCT domain-containing protein; its protein translation is MMGGCCGGLGWLGGWGWLGALLNLFLVLLFVGGVVWLIVWLVRRAGYGGRGVPTAPFQTPPPGSVDDPKVILKARYARGEITREQYLQMLNDLEGPEVPR
- a CDS encoding class II fumarate hydratase, which encodes MAQFRIAKDSLGEVQVPQEALYGAQTQRAVENFPISGLRMPREMIRALGIIKEAAAQVNAELGKLDPALAEAIREAAREVAVGRWDEHFPVDVFQTGSGTSTNMNANEVIANRAMQLLAARRASAHVHPNDHVNMGQSSNDVIPSAIHIAALLATHERLLPALEGLHAVVLEKAEALDEVVKTGRTHLMDALPIRMGQEFQGYAGQIERRVAGLKRSAAAFEEITLGGTAVGTGVNAPPGFGRRVAEAVAALTGQPFRETDNHFALQASQDAAVEFAGQLQATAAAMTKLANDLRWMNSGPLAGLGEIALPAVQPGSSIMPGKVNPVIPEAVVMVCAQVVGYTTAIAVAGQGGNFELNTMLPLVAYDLLESIRLLANAAEVLAEKAIRGLQPKPEKARRALARNPILVTALNPHIGYDRAAEIAKRAYREGRPVLEVALEMTDLSEEELRRLLDPRGMT
- a CDS encoding 1-phosphofructokinase family hexose kinase; protein product: MKVATLTLNPCLDVSYEFPTLVPDQKVRADHTRFDPGGNGINVGRALKRLEVRATNFALLAGEIGLLVQRLVRHELDDFRVVNIPGETRINCTILEKSPRTQYELDGIGPEVPPEALEEIKRQFVEASAGGFGVVTGSLPAGVPPTVYRDLVRMLHKVEARPVVDTKGEMLAEALEARPFLVKPNRYELEMFCGRKLLTLDDVLQEAVKMQARSTYVCVSLGEEGALLVGPEGAYHATAPRVRVRSTVGAGDSLVGGLVAGLTRRLPLEGVLRLAVSCGSGTAAHPGTALFAPEELDGLMAQVKVRRLA
- a CDS encoding divalent metal cation transporter codes for the protein MANKRLESEEARAKELLKESLPALITGGAGDDPAGVLTYTVVGATTGFSQLWLLVLSTPMLAAANSMAARIAVAAHDGLAAVVRKRYGRAAALIIVLVLAIANIATIAADAAGVASALQIATGVRWEFFVPLILVSLLVVLHRGYTQIKRILVFLTAVLLAYVAAAIMAKPDWAALLQATFAPHIGGHKAWTMASLGLLGTTISPYLLFWQAGEEVEELQEGITIQASETGLGVWPGMVYSNLIAFFIIVAAAMTIHAGGGHIQSVADAAQALAPLGKAGVAIFIVGIVGSGLLALPVLAGSTAYAIAELMGWPEGFGARGAHARGFLVVLVAALGGGMLISLWPNFRPAEALYYSQVLDGVLLPVLMLILLVLSNDRRVVGSAKNPLWVNGIAAFTILIAFAADAAALVLH
- a CDS encoding amino acid permease: MRKGKISLVEAIAMAVGTMIGASIFSIFGVGVQIAGRDLPWAFVVSGVYAAMVAYSYGKMGSKIVSNAGPIAFILKGLGDSPLVGTLSILMWLSFVVSISLFASGFAGYFLPLIGLSAPVVKMGVEVLVIALFGSLNYFGGAKAVGKAEFWIVMVKLTVLGVFIVAGFTVLHPGYLKPDASPTGLNGVLAASIIFFLSYMGFGLVTNASENMKDPQRNVPRAIYISIVIVMIVYIGVSVAAVGALPMGELQKFGENALAVAAEPALGQFGFLLLSIGALFSISSALNATLYGGANVAYALMKDGELPLPEEYSRKEWFSEHLGLYLTAVLGMVFALFFDIGEIASMTSLIMTVIYIFVLYAHLLLAEEVGGHRGIVFFNLMVISLVAIELVINQWHQDKPLFFTSLGLFVLSYALEVLYYRRKRQLKASLLSRAAPR